DNA sequence from the Malus domestica chromosome 06, GDT2T_hap1 genome:
CCTAGTTCCACTGGCCAAGGTCTTCCTAGAATCCCGTTATAGGGAGACGGGTCGTTGACTATAATAAACGTTTACTTTTAAACTACTAATGGTGTTCTCACATCGAGTGTTATGTTACCAATAACAGTTGAGGTGTATACATTGAAATCAGTGAGTACCTCTGCTTGGTGTATTATCGTGCTTTCCAGACCCATCTTTTGAATGACAGATAACTCAAGTAGATTTATTGAATTGCCGTTATCCATCATCACTTTTATCGACTATAGCGTGTGCTAGTTGAACGGACACTACCAGAGCATCGTCATGTGATAAGTTAACTCCCTTAGTATCCTGCTCGGTGAAACCAACGATGGGCCCAGGTTTGGCGTCGGCTGCCTAAACTTGGAAGATTGTTATAGCCTGCtagatcttcctcttcttggagTTGTTTGTGGCTCTCAAGTACTCGGACTTGGCGAAGATGTCGTTGATTTTGATGGTCTTAGCAGATGGCTTCTCGTCTGCGTATGTGTTCCTCTTAGGCCGCATAGTTGGCTTGTCCAGGTATTTATCGCATTTACCTTCTTTCACCAGCTTATCTAGGTAGTCTCTCCAGGTATAGTAGTTGATGGTCATGTGACCAAGACATTAGTGGAACACGTAGTACTTGTGTGATCAAGCTTGGAGGTGTCTCATTTGGATTATCTTGGTAGCTTGAACCAAGGCTCATTCTTGAGGTTGTGAAGGATCTGGTTGATCAAGGTCGAGAACTTGGTATAGTTCTTGGTAGCCTGACCTCCTTTTGCTGAGGATCGGTCTCTATGCTTGGCCCTTGCCTACTTCGGTCGTTGGACTGCTTCTTGTCCACCTTATTATGAGCTGTCTTGGACTCATTTTGAGGCTACTTAGGTGCTTTGCTTACTCATTGATCATCATCCCAAAGCTCATACTTCTTTGCTATAACGAATGAGTCTGCTAAAGTtaggtcttctttcatgatcaattctttGAATAAGGGATAATCTGTTGGGAGTCCcttttggaaggctgcactgGCGATCGAGTCGTTACAGTCGACTATCTTCACTTTCTTTGCCTTGAACCTCTTCAGATAGTCGCGAAGTGACTCATTCAGATTCTTTTTTATGTTGAAAAGATTATTGTACTTTTTCTTAATCGAGCAGTAGGATGAGCACTCCTTAGTGAAAACTACAGAAAGCTCGTCAAAACTCCAAATGGATTGTGGAGGCATAGTATGGAACGAATCTTGCACCTTGCCCTGCAAAGTAgtggtgaatatcttgcacattaAAGCGTCGTTGGCTATGTAGAGGATCATCACGCTGTGGTAGTGCTTCAAATGCCTTTTCGGGTCTCTGTCTCTTTTAAATAAAGTGAAATGCAGTGTTTTGAACTTACGCGGGGGGCTCTGTCTGCTCGATCTAGTCCGTAAAGGGTGATCTGCCTATGTGTACCACGTCTTCACAAAGGGCCTTGTTCGTGGTCTCAATGCATTGGAATCTGCGTAATCACTCAGTTAGAAGCCTTTATActttttcttgaatttgcctctaTCGGGGCAGTGGGGCTTCCGGTTGCCACTTGTTATGACTTGCTGGTCTCGGCTGCTTTTTCCTATGCTCGGCTCGTCCGTAATTACAGTGCATGTGGTACGTTCCTGGTAGGCGAGCAGATTACTCATAGGCTTCCAGTTGAACTTAAGCCAAATTGAGCAGCTGCTTCTCTCTGTCCGTCGtgttgcctactccgatgtgaggtggatgatgctctttACAAGCTTAGCCACAAATGAACCTTTCACCTGGAAAGTTATCCATATTTATTATCGAAGTGTGGCCCCAACCATGAATGTATGCTTGTCCGGGGGCCAAATCGAGAATGCACGCTCCTCCGTGCATTAAGACGAAACTATACACTATCTCGGGGGCCAaatcgggagtgtacactgTCAGAACTTTCGGTTCGTGGCTGGTTTAGGGTCTGCTTACCTAGACGATACTGGAGAGAAACATCATCGCCCGCTCTTGTTCTATTTTGAGACACCTCATCTAGGGCACACTGCAggagctgattcaccaaggtagtCTGCTGCGCAAGAATGCTTGTCAGTTCGACGACCTGTTGGGATAGgtgttgttcaccatttggAGTAGAAGAGTTGGGACGGTAGACATATTCTTGAGTAGTGGAAATGATATGGACTCCGGGTGCAAAGCTTGAGCCAGGAT
Encoded proteins:
- the LOC139196851 gene encoding uncharacterized protein, which encodes MILYIANDALMCKIFTTTLQGKVQDSFHTMPPQSIWSFDELSVVFTKECSSYCSIKKKYNNLFNIKKNLNESLRDYLKRFKAKKVKIVDCNDSIASAAFQKGLPTDYPLFKELIMKEDLTLADSFVIAKKDYLDKLVKEGKCDKYLDKPTMRPKRNTYADEKPSAKTIKINDIFAKSEYLRATNNSKKRKI